Proteins from one Archocentrus centrarchus isolate MPI-CPG fArcCen1 chromosome 8, fArcCen1, whole genome shotgun sequence genomic window:
- the cdr2a gene encoding cerebellar degeneration-related protein 2 has protein sequence MLTDMILEEEFEKNGDPWYNPQDLEHDLHLAAELGKTLLERNHDLEQALQEMYSTNQEQLQEIEYLTKQVDLLRQMNDQHAKVYEQLDVAARDLEQSNERLVQDNRLAQHKIHSLTETIEALQTLMEHLQAQVEELKTAEAERNKRELAEQRRSLGAQSVSCLKELYDLHHDRYLSHGSHLVDGLWSPHGSFHDQKRQPNPEEENAALQRSIQTLQSQITAERSRREAAEREMELTARENSSLEQRLALLSGCQVRQKELEAEVEQLQLLWRADCANRRPDQLLVPDTVFFVSEERPHPEQSEPEEKTETAEEQSRSGRQRCNSDSVLRATNPDEILRGHEQLCIRRAEAVKKRGISLLNEVDAQYSALQVKYDELLQRCQQVSDEFNHKAVQTSSSPFASSRSRRRLSGSAALSDLTVVLEEGQQPEYKALFKEIFTCIQKTKEDLSGNGKPLRDGESSK, from the exons ATGCTAACCGACATGATTTTGGAGGAAGAGTTTGAGAAGAATGGAGACCCTTGGTACAACCCGCAGGATCTCGAACACG ATCTGCATTTGGCAGCAGAGCTGGGGAAAACCCTCCTTGAGAGAAACCATGACCTGGAGCAGGCCCTGCAGGAGATGTACTCCACCAATCAGGAGCAGCTGCAGGAGATAGAG TACCTCACCAAGCAGGTGGACCTGCTGCGTCAGATGAATGACCAGCATGCCAAAGTGTATGAGCAGCTTGACGTGGCTGCCAGAGATCTGGAGCAAAGCAATGAGAGACTGGTGCAGGACAACCGCCTGGCCCAACATAAGATCCACAG TCTAACTGAGACTATTGAAGCACTTCAGACCCTTATGGAGCATCTGCAGGCCCAAGTCGAAGAGCTAAAAACTGCAGAGGCAGAACGAAATAAGAGAGAGCTGGCAGAGCAGAGACGCAGCCTCGGCGCACAGAGTGTGTCCTGTCTCAAAGAGCTGTATGACTTGCACCATGACAG GTATCTCTCCCACGGCAGTCACCTTGTGGATGGACTCTGGTCGCCTCATGGCTCTTTCCATGACCAAAAGAGGCAACCAAACCCAGAGGAGGAGAACGCTGCTCTCCAGCGCTCCATCCAGACCCTTCAAAGCCAGATAACTGCAGAGCGGAGTCGCAGGGAGGCCGCAGAGCGGGAGATGGAGTTGACAGCCAGGGAGAACAGCAGTCTAGAGCAGCGGCTGGCCCTGCTGTCAGGCTGCCAGGTCAGGCAGAAGGAGCTGGAGGCCGAAGTAGAACAGCTGCAGCTTCTATGGCGCGCCGACTGTGCCAACAG GAGACCTGACCAGCTGCTGGTGCCTGACACGGTATTCTTTGTCTCAGAGGAAAGGCCCCACCCGGAGCAGAGTGAGCCAGAGGAGAAGACGGAAACTGCTGAGGAGCAGAGCAGATCCGGCCGACAGAGGTGCAACAGTGACAGCGTGTTGAGGGCAACAAACCCGGATGAAATTCTTCGTGGTCACGAGCAGCTGTGTATACGTCGAGCAGAGGCTGTGAAAAAGAGGGGCATCTCTCTGCTCAATGAGGTGGATGCACAGTATAGTGCACTGCAG GTGAAATATGACGAGCTGCTGCAGCGATGCCAGCAAGTATCAGACGAGTTCAACCATAAGGCCGTCCAGACATCCAGCAGTCCCTTTGCGAGCAGCCGCTCACGCCGCCGGCTGTCCGGCTCTGCAGCTCTGTCTGATCTGACTGTGGTTCTTGAAGAAGGCCAGCAGCCAGAGTACAAGGCTCTCTTCAAGGAGATCTTCACCTGCATCCAAAAGACCAAAGAGGACCTCAGTGGAAACGGAAAACCGCTCAGGGATGGTGAATCCTCCAAATGA